The Geoalkalibacter sp. genome includes a region encoding these proteins:
- the pilO gene encoding type 4a pilus biogenesis protein PilO, whose protein sequence is MRAAAYLRALWRQNRIMPVVVGLLLAANLGLYLVDARLLAPRVTRLQQDVLQQQERLRRLDQPGAPQDSASEIFRRGQEDLAVFFDAIPPREDLSRLVGEVFDLATEAGLAIERITYDPQHLRDSSLLSYTLVFSVNGTYEQLKQFVFSLEQSARIIALDEIAFSGGDAARRTTTLNLRFTTYFRGQAT, encoded by the coding sequence ATGAGAGCGGCTGCTTACCTTCGCGCCCTGTGGCGGCAGAATCGCATCATGCCGGTCGTGGTAGGCCTGCTGCTGGCGGCCAACCTCGGACTTTACCTGGTCGACGCCCGTTTGCTCGCCCCGCGCGTCACCCGCTTGCAGCAAGATGTGCTGCAACAGCAAGAGCGACTGCGGCGATTGGATCAACCGGGGGCGCCACAGGACTCTGCGTCGGAAATTTTCCGGCGGGGGCAGGAGGATCTGGCGGTCTTTTTCGACGCCATCCCCCCGCGGGAGGATTTGTCGCGCCTGGTCGGCGAAGTCTTCGATCTGGCGACGGAGGCGGGGCTTGCCATCGAGCGCATCACCTATGATCCACAGCATCTGCGCGACAGTTCCCTGCTCAGCTACACCCTGGTGTTTTCCGTGAACGGGACCTACGAGCAACTCAAGCAGTTCGTCTTCTCCCTGGAGCAGTCCGCGCGCATCATCGCCCTGGATGAAATCGCGTTTTCCGGAGGCGACGCCGCGCGGCGCACGACCACGCTCAATCTGCGCTTCACCACCTACTTTCGGGGGCAGGCGACGTGA
- a CDS encoding PilN domain-containing protein produces the protein MKISLNLANRTYVNRRAWNLGYAVAGLGLSALLVLHGVFLWQGRGQLGALEKTLEGLRQEAAARGEGAVEVSPAVYQQMLEDIAKANSILERDSFRWTQLLDRFEEVIPEGVSLRSILPDYKTRALNLTAVARGLEEMTTCLDQLMKSEHFRQTYLLRQEKTTVVDFAGREREAVLFSLVVREAF, from the coding sequence ATGAAGATCAGCCTCAATTTGGCCAATCGCACCTATGTCAATCGTCGTGCCTGGAATCTCGGCTACGCGGTCGCCGGCCTGGGACTCTCGGCGCTTCTGGTCCTCCATGGGGTTTTTCTCTGGCAAGGGCGTGGGCAACTCGGCGCATTGGAGAAAACACTGGAGGGGTTGAGGCAGGAGGCCGCGGCGCGCGGCGAAGGCGCCGTTGAGGTCAGCCCCGCCGTCTATCAGCAGATGCTGGAGGATATCGCCAAGGCAAACAGCATCCTGGAGCGTGACAGCTTTCGTTGGACGCAACTGCTCGACCGCTTCGAGGAGGTGATTCCCGAGGGGGTGTCCCTGCGCAGCATCCTTCCGGATTACAAAACCCGCGCCCTGAACCTGACCGCTGTGGCGCGCGGCCTGGAGGAAATGACGACCTGCCTCGATCAGCTCATGAAATCGGAACATTTCCGCCAAACCTATCTGCTGCGCCAGGAGAAAACCACCGTGGTGGATTTCGCCGGCCGCGAGCGTGAAGCGGTGCTTTTTTCCCTGGTCGTGCGCGAGGCGTTTTGA
- the pilM gene encoding type IV pilus biogenesis protein PilM codes for MLRRTYLGLSLNEAHIQAVALHRQGKGVQLQAARTFGLKPGAINPALREVNLSNPQEMAESIAEVLHPLAGREDRLALSLPDQAGRVILTEIESPFKTKQEGIDILRWQLKKSLPSELSDICLDFHVLSRSDTGRMRVVTSIMERGVLDQYQDVVERAGFHALLIDFHSFNLYNYYRTRLDMGEDFVFIGLEGRVLSLEIFQGRGLVFHRVRDIAEDADLVFQELNRSLVGFQGGQAALRRSAVYLHCDWKDAGTVREALTALFDKEPQLLDPHFERLMSLAAQGAGRPGPSMVAAVGAGERLLWGAA; via the coding sequence GTGCTGCGGCGGACCTATCTCGGGCTCAGCCTCAACGAGGCGCACATTCAGGCCGTGGCGCTGCATCGTCAGGGCAAGGGCGTGCAACTGCAGGCGGCGCGCACCTTCGGGCTCAAACCCGGCGCGATCAATCCGGCGCTGCGCGAAGTCAACCTGAGCAATCCCCAGGAGATGGCGGAAAGCATCGCCGAAGTTCTGCATCCGTTGGCCGGGCGCGAGGATCGGTTGGCTTTGTCCCTGCCCGATCAGGCGGGCAGGGTGATCCTGACGGAAATCGAATCGCCCTTCAAGACCAAGCAGGAAGGCATCGACATCTTGCGCTGGCAGCTCAAGAAAAGCCTGCCCAGCGAACTCAGCGACATCTGCCTGGATTTTCACGTGCTGAGCCGCAGCGACACGGGGCGCATGCGGGTCGTGACCTCGATCATGGAGCGCGGCGTGCTCGATCAGTATCAGGACGTGGTGGAGCGGGCGGGATTTCATGCGTTGCTGATTGATTTTCATTCCTTTAATCTCTACAACTATTACCGCACGCGTTTGGACATGGGGGAGGATTTCGTCTTCATCGGCCTGGAAGGGCGCGTCCTGAGCCTGGAAATTTTTCAGGGGCGGGGGCTGGTGTTTCATCGGGTGCGCGACATCGCCGAGGATGCCGACCTGGTTTTTCAGGAGCTCAACCGCTCATTGGTCGGATTTCAGGGAGGCCAGGCGGCCCTGCGCCGCTCGGCCGTCTATCTCCATTGCGACTGGAAGGATGCCGGGACGGTGCGCGAGGCGCTGACGGCACTGTTCGACAAGGAGCCGCAGCTTCTCGACCCTCATTTTGAGCGGCTGATGAGTCTTGCCGCTCAGGGCGCCGGGCGGCCCGGGCCGTCCATGGTGGCGGCGGTCGGCGCCGGCGAGCGGCTGCTGTGGGGGGCGGCATGA
- a CDS encoding GspE/PulE family protein — MGAIAPAQAELILQRMQLSGKTFGEAGIEEGLFSDDLLAQALARQFQMEYVDLAKVTPDPELQASLPPGLAARYQILPLERREEGLVVATPNPTDVSTLDSLELILDTRLILKVAARSRIKRLLERSEGSQSVLQEASEDFKLQLVKETDKGEEVLSLEKLTADTSPIIRLIDSTLYDALNRRASDIHIETNLDGVAIKFRIDGVLYSATAPLDSRFQSPIISRLKVMSELDISERRIPQDGRFKVRIGGRSIDFRVSIMPSIFGEDAVIRILDKETIAADFKGLTLEVLGIAEREIRRFRRKIREPYGMVLVTGPTGSGKTTTLYAALTEINTQEDKIITIEDPVEYQLKGVVQIPVNEKKGLTFARGLRSILRHDPDKIMVGEIRDPETAQIAVQSALTGHLVFTTVHANNVFDVLGRFLHMGIDPYNFVSCLNVVLAQRLVRRICPHCRRPAQVERAVVEESGLDWERCRDHQFFEGEGCKECRGMGFLGRSAIVEMLELNDDLRELILAKAPVSQLKRAAAAAGTVFLREAAVEKVLEGTTTLKEINRVTFVERN, encoded by the coding sequence ATGGGCGCCATCGCTCCCGCCCAGGCCGAGCTCATTCTGCAGCGCATGCAGCTTTCGGGGAAAACCTTCGGCGAGGCCGGCATCGAGGAGGGCTTGTTCAGCGACGATCTGCTCGCCCAGGCCCTGGCGCGTCAGTTTCAGATGGAATACGTCGATCTCGCCAAGGTGACTCCCGACCCCGAGTTGCAAGCCTCCCTGCCGCCCGGTCTGGCCGCGCGCTACCAGATCCTGCCCCTGGAGCGGCGCGAGGAGGGTTTGGTGGTCGCCACACCCAATCCCACCGATGTCAGCACCCTCGACAGCCTGGAGTTGATTCTCGATACGCGCCTCATTCTCAAGGTGGCCGCGCGCTCGCGCATCAAGCGTCTGCTCGAGCGCAGCGAAGGCAGCCAGAGCGTGTTGCAGGAAGCCTCGGAAGACTTCAAGCTGCAACTGGTCAAGGAAACGGACAAGGGCGAGGAGGTTCTCTCCCTTGAGAAGCTCACGGCGGACACCAGTCCCATCATTCGTCTCATCGACTCGACGCTCTATGATGCCTTGAACCGCCGCGCCAGCGACATCCACATCGAGACCAACCTCGATGGGGTCGCCATCAAGTTTCGTATCGACGGCGTGCTCTATTCGGCGACCGCGCCCCTGGATTCACGTTTCCAGAGCCCGATCATCTCGCGCCTCAAGGTCATGAGCGAACTCGACATCTCCGAGCGGCGCATCCCCCAGGACGGACGCTTCAAGGTGCGCATCGGCGGGCGCTCCATCGACTTTCGCGTGTCCATCATGCCCAGCATCTTCGGCGAGGACGCCGTCATCCGTATCCTCGACAAGGAGACCATCGCCGCCGATTTCAAGGGTTTGACCCTGGAAGTGCTGGGCATCGCCGAGCGCGAAATCCGCCGCTTCCGGCGCAAGATCCGCGAGCCCTACGGCATGGTGCTGGTCACCGGGCCGACCGGCAGCGGCAAGACCACCACCCTCTACGCGGCGCTCACCGAGATCAACACCCAGGAAGACAAGATCATCACCATCGAGGATCCCGTCGAATATCAGCTCAAGGGCGTGGTACAGATCCCCGTCAACGAGAAGAAAGGCTTGACCTTCGCCAGGGGGTTGCGCTCCATTCTGCGTCACGACCCCGACAAGATCATGGTCGGTGAGATCCGCGACCCGGAAACCGCCCAGATCGCCGTGCAGTCGGCGCTGACCGGCCACCTGGTGTTCACCACCGTGCATGCCAACAACGTCTTTGATGTGCTGGGGCGCTTTTTGCACATGGGCATCGATCCCTACAACTTCGTGAGCTGTCTCAACGTGGTGCTGGCGCAGCGCCTGGTGCGGCGGATCTGTCCCCACTGCCGTCGCCCCGCCCAGGTCGAGCGCGCGGTTGTCGAGGAATCCGGGCTTGATTGGGAGCGCTGCCGCGATCATCAATTTTTCGAGGGCGAGGGCTGCAAGGAGTGCCGCGGCATGGGCTTTCTCGGGCGCAGCGCCATCGTCGAAATGCTCGAACTCAACGATGACCTGCGCGAACTGATCCTGGCCAAGGCGCCGGTCTCTCAGCTCAAGCGCGCCGCGGCGGCCGCCGGAACGGTTTTCTTGCGCGAGGCGGCCGTGGAAAAGGTTCTGGAGGGCACGACCACCCTCAAGGAAATCAATCGCGTGACCTTCGTGGAGAGGAACTGA
- a CDS encoding type II secretion system F family protein yields MSTFRCKIGMADGRVVEKEFEAPTAQVLRDSLVEQGFHVFFIKKIPFQLLRQTGSLGPRFSGRRFLSFNQELLVLLRSGLPILQVLDTLMEKMEVGAVLNVLREVREDIKGGSSLSEAFEKFPRYFPYLYIASIRAGERTGDLPVTLARYIEYQRRMEAIKAKIRSATFYPAFLSVVVTAVVLLLMIYVVPRFTQIYADARVELPFLTRVVIATAEGLGRYLPLVILLAVLGLIAGRIFIHSDRGGYLLDRLKLRLPFFGALLNDYSISNFCRTLSTTLAGGIPAVQAMRMSRATLNNRVLEERLLAATQRVEEGMAISESFEKAAFFPSIALRMIGVGETTGALAEMLAEVADYYEQQVGVRLDRLTTLVEPVMMLVMGLLIGGIVVAMYFPIFQLAGTVQ; encoded by the coding sequence ATGTCCACCTTCAGATGCAAAATCGGCATGGCCGATGGGCGCGTGGTTGAAAAGGAGTTCGAGGCCCCGACGGCCCAGGTGCTCAGGGACAGTCTGGTCGAGCAGGGCTTCCATGTTTTCTTCATCAAGAAGATTCCCTTTCAGCTCCTGCGGCAGACCGGTTCCCTCGGGCCGCGTTTTTCCGGGCGACGCTTTCTCTCCTTCAACCAGGAGCTGCTGGTGCTCTTGCGTTCGGGCTTGCCCATTTTGCAGGTGCTCGACACGCTCATGGAAAAGATGGAAGTCGGCGCGGTGTTGAATGTCCTTCGGGAGGTGCGCGAGGACATCAAGGGGGGAAGCTCTCTTTCGGAAGCCTTCGAGAAGTTTCCGCGCTATTTCCCCTATCTGTACATCGCGTCCATCCGCGCCGGTGAGCGCACCGGCGATCTTCCCGTGACCCTGGCGCGCTATATCGAGTACCAGCGGCGCATGGAGGCGATCAAGGCCAAGATCCGCAGCGCGACGTTTTATCCGGCCTTTCTCTCCGTGGTCGTGACCGCGGTGGTGCTGCTGCTGATGATTTACGTGGTGCCGCGCTTTACCCAGATTTATGCCGACGCGCGCGTGGAGCTGCCCTTTCTGACGCGCGTCGTCATCGCGACGGCAGAGGGTCTGGGCCGCTATCTGCCGCTGGTGATCCTGCTCGCCGTTCTGGGGCTGATCGCCGGAAGGATTTTCATCCATTCGGACCGCGGCGGCTATCTGCTCGATCGTCTCAAGCTGCGCCTGCCTTTTTTCGGGGCCTTGCTTAACGATTACTCCATCTCGAATTTCTGCCGAACCCTGAGCACCACCCTCGCCGGGGGGATCCCGGCGGTGCAGGCCATGCGCATGTCACGCGCGACGCTCAACAACCGCGTTCTCGAGGAGCGGTTGCTGGCGGCCACGCAGCGGGTGGAAGAGGGTATGGCGATTTCGGAAAGTTTTGAAAAGGCGGCTTTTTTCCCGAGCATCGCCCTGCGAATGATCGGTGTCGGCGAAACCACCGGCGCCCTTGCGGAAATGCTCGCCGAGGTGGCCGATTATTATGAGCAGCAGGTCGGGGTGCGGCTCGATCGTCTCACCACCCTGGTCGAGCCGGTGATGATGCTGGTCATGGGCCTGCTCATCGGCGGCATCGTGGTGGCCATGTATTTCCCCATCTTTCAGCTGGCCGGAACGGTTCAGTAA